A window of the Lactobacillus gasseri ATCC 33323 = JCM 1131 genome harbors these coding sequences:
- a CDS encoding CPBP family intramembrane glutamic endopeptidase, which translates to MKKDNYLAISKTNASIKWMLIASIIYLVVYSLAGRLEFQSQSIWMQILYLSIVCVLAITFKKFYKTDKVFIKLPKEGKVKIITIIFCALVILLYALLGSVASWAEVFESMPEMMWGSICVALAAGIGEEVLCRVLLFNLFAKIFENKKYVLVWASLASSVLFGLFHLINLMHGAAINATMQQVFYATAIGLTFSYIHIFTNRIWLCIVMHFLLDLQPNIATMDAQPSPWGLILLIFGTAMIVSLLSIYAFNRRANKVFEY; encoded by the coding sequence ATGAAAAAAGATAATTATTTAGCAATCAGTAAAACAAACGCATCGATTAAATGGATGCTAATTGCTTCTATAATTTATCTAGTGGTTTATTCACTAGCAGGGAGATTGGAATTTCAGTCTCAATCAATTTGGATGCAAATTCTGTATTTAAGCATTGTTTGCGTTTTGGCGATAACATTTAAAAAATTTTATAAGACAGACAAAGTTTTTATTAAATTACCTAAAGAAGGGAAAGTAAAGATTATCACAATTATTTTTTGTGCTCTGGTGATCTTACTCTATGCTCTATTGGGTAGCGTGGCAAGTTGGGCAGAAGTTTTTGAGTCAATGCCTGAAATGATGTGGGGATCCATATGTGTTGCTTTGGCTGCCGGAATTGGCGAGGAAGTTTTATGCCGAGTTTTACTATTTAATTTATTTGCTAAAATTTTTGAAAATAAAAAATATGTTTTAGTCTGGGCTTCTTTAGCTTCGTCAGTCTTATTTGGCTTATTTCATTTGATTAATTTAATGCATGGAGCAGCTATTAATGCTACTATGCAACAAGTATTTTACGCAACTGCTATTGGATTAACATTTTCATATATTCATATTTTTACTAATCGAATTTGGTTGTGTATTGTGATGCACTTTTTATTAGATTTACAGCCCAATATTGCAACAATGGATGCACAGCCATCTCCATGGGGATTAATTCTATTAATCTTTGGTACAGCAATGATTGTTTCTTTGCTTTCTATTTATGCATTTAATAGAAGAGCTAATAAAGTGTTTGAATATTAA
- a CDS encoding AEC family transporter: MSLLLPTKQVVIMFILMIIGWICYQIKFLHEQTVKDLTKILLYVVSPCLIINSFRQSFSAARLLQFGLVFSLVVFLFIFKIITSQAIFSKKWVKDRQKRTVLRYAGTYTNAGFMGVPLVQAILGTKGVFFAVPYLIVYNIFMWTHGIRMFTQKKQSFRESFQQAVINPNIIAAVIGMILFITQFKLPDVVSDPMNYIANLNTPLSMIVIGTNLGAINLKEDWHDKLAWSGVFIRNLFFPIVILGILCVLPLPAIAKMTTLIMASCPVAGVVVLFSLLSNFDVKFPTKLMCLSTLVAIITIPLVICLATLIGM, encoded by the coding sequence ATGTCTTTATTACTACCGACAAAACAAGTAGTAATTATGTTTATTTTGATGATTATCGGCTGGATTTGCTATCAAATTAAGTTTCTACATGAGCAAACAGTTAAGGACTTAACTAAGATCCTTTTATATGTAGTATCTCCTTGTTTAATTATTAACTCATTTCGGCAGTCATTTTCGGCTGCTAGATTATTACAATTTGGCCTAGTATTTTCATTAGTAGTTTTCCTATTTATTTTTAAAATTATTACTAGTCAGGCAATTTTTAGTAAAAAGTGGGTTAAAGATCGTCAGAAAAGAACAGTATTGCGATATGCAGGCACCTATACTAATGCAGGCTTTATGGGAGTTCCGCTAGTACAGGCAATTCTAGGAACAAAAGGGGTCTTTTTTGCAGTTCCTTATTTAATTGTTTATAACATTTTCATGTGGACACATGGAATTAGAATGTTCACACAGAAAAAACAGTCATTTAGAGAAAGTTTTCAGCAAGCCGTGATTAATCCTAATATTATTGCAGCAGTCATTGGGATGATTTTGTTCATAACGCAATTTAAATTACCTGATGTAGTTTCAGATCCGATGAATTATATTGCTAATTTGAATACACCTTTAAGTATGATCGTAATTGGTACAAATCTTGGTGCAATTAATTTAAAAGAGGATTGGCATGATAAGTTAGCCTGGAGCGGAGTTTTTATTAGAAACCTGTTTTTTCCAATAGTTATTTTAGGGATCTTATGCGTTTTGCCATTACCAGCAATTGCCAAAATGACTACGTTAATTATGGCGTCTTGTCCTGTTGCGGGTGTTGTAGTTCTCTTTAGCTTACTCAGTAATTTTGATGTGAAGTTTCCAACAAAATTAATGTGTTTATCAACTTTGGTGGCAATTATTACTATTCCATTAGTAATTTGTTTAGCCACATTGATAGGGATGTAA
- a CDS encoding MIP/aquaporin family protein — protein MEHSWMLKYFAEFFGTLILVLFGNGSVANSFLKGTTGNAPDGKANGGWILVAFSFGFGVMLPAMLFGSISGNHINPAVTVAQAAAGNFPWSQVAPYIICQLLGAICGQLLVLAVYWPHFKESTNPDIVFSCFATSDCTNSKWNGFISEVVGTAVLMFVAIGLYKGMFFKQAVDIANIGVGFLITALVMALGGPTGPALNPARDFGPRLVYSLLPIPNKKGGAHWSYGWIPVVAPTLGAIIGIFLYKIPFGN, from the coding sequence ATGGAACATAGTTGGATGCTCAAGTATTTTGCCGAATTTTTCGGTACTTTAATTTTAGTGTTATTTGGTAATGGTTCAGTTGCCAACTCTTTCTTAAAAGGAACAACTGGTAATGCACCTGACGGTAAAGCTAATGGTGGTTGGATTTTAGTTGCTTTCAGTTTTGGTTTTGGTGTTATGCTCCCTGCCATGTTATTTGGTTCAATTTCTGGTAACCATATTAATCCGGCCGTTACTGTTGCGCAAGCAGCTGCTGGTAACTTCCCATGGTCACAAGTTGCTCCTTATATAATTTGCCAATTACTAGGTGCAATTTGCGGTCAGCTTCTTGTTTTAGCAGTATATTGGCCACACTTTAAAGAATCTACCAACCCTGATATCGTATTTTCTTGTTTCGCTACTAGCGACTGTACTAACAGCAAATGGAACGGTTTTATTTCCGAAGTTGTTGGTACTGCAGTTTTAATGTTTGTTGCAATTGGTCTCTACAAAGGGATGTTCTTCAAGCAAGCTGTCGATATTGCTAACATCGGTGTAGGATTCTTAATTACCGCTTTAGTTATGGCACTTGGTGGTCCAACTGGTCCAGCTCTTAACCCGGCACGTGACTTTGGTCCAAGACTTGTTTACTCATTATTACCTATCCCTAATAAAAAGGGTGGTGCACACTGGAGTTATGGTTGGATCCCTGTTGTTGCTCCTACTCTAGGGGCAATTATTGGAATTTTCCTTTACAAGATTCCTTTTGGAAATTAA
- a CDS encoding MFS transporter, whose protein sequence is MNKKQIRMVTVALMLGNVMAGLDGTITNTAIPAIVSALHGIQFMGWIVAIYLLGMSVSIPIWTKIGEKITNKLAFEIALGLFVLGSTLEGLAPNIYFFLVARMIMGIGGGGMGSLPYIIAGYVFPNIKKRTQILGYLTASFNGAAILGPLVGGWLIDALSWHWVFYINIPIVLVALLIALIYYKPVTPKSAPVFDLRGAFLLVSGLITFLMGIQLLGLTATWIVVGLILLSLVLLIFFFLHEAKAENPIIPLSIFRNRDLNGDLILFATTWGAFIAVNTYLPMWAQALLGMSALMGGMTLIPNSVVEIIASQTVATIQEKIRTFTLVMIGIVTMMISSGGLFLANNHTPLWVLILVGAFSGIGVGFIFVALQVKVQIDAGMKDMATATSTSYLIRILAQTVMAAVYGVIMNLALASGINSHSNITMKMMNELSDAKSAKLLPQHLLPEMREIFHSGIHEIMAVSFILLLIATVFNFYFNFKQPNKKIKNYSK, encoded by the coding sequence ATGAACAAGAAACAGATCAGGATGGTAACAGTTGCCTTGATGCTGGGAAACGTAATGGCGGGATTAGATGGAACGATCACTAATACTGCAATTCCAGCAATTGTATCAGCGTTACACGGAATTCAATTTATGGGCTGGATTGTGGCAATCTATCTTTTAGGAATGTCTGTTTCAATACCAATTTGGACTAAAATTGGTGAAAAAATTACTAATAAGTTAGCTTTTGAAATTGCACTAGGTCTGTTTGTTTTAGGATCAACTTTAGAAGGATTAGCGCCAAACATCTACTTCTTCTTAGTGGCAAGAATGATCATGGGAATTGGTGGCGGTGGTATGGGATCACTACCTTATATTATCGCTGGTTATGTTTTTCCAAATATTAAAAAGAGAACGCAAATTTTAGGCTATTTGACTGCAAGTTTCAATGGTGCAGCAATTTTAGGCCCTTTAGTAGGTGGCTGGTTAATTGATGCCTTATCTTGGCACTGGGTCTTTTATATTAATATTCCAATTGTTTTAGTTGCTTTATTGATTGCTTTAATTTACTACAAGCCAGTGACGCCAAAGTCTGCGCCTGTCTTTGATCTAAGAGGAGCATTTTTATTAGTTAGTGGTTTAATTACGTTTCTAATGGGGATTCAACTCTTAGGGTTAACTGCAACTTGGATTGTAGTTGGATTGATATTACTAAGTTTGGTTCTCTTAATTTTCTTCTTCTTGCACGAAGCAAAGGCTGAAAATCCAATTATTCCATTATCAATCTTTAGAAACAGAGATTTGAATGGTGATTTGATTTTATTTGCAACTACCTGGGGAGCCTTTATTGCTGTGAACACTTATTTACCAATGTGGGCTCAGGCGCTTTTAGGGATGTCAGCGTTAATGGGTGGAATGACTTTAATTCCTAACTCAGTTGTTGAAATTATTGCTTCACAAACTGTTGCTACAATTCAAGAAAAAATTAGAACTTTTACTTTGGTAATGATTGGAATTGTCACTATGATGATCTCTTCTGGTGGATTATTTTTAGCAAATAATCACACTCCGTTATGGGTATTAATTTTAGTCGGTGCTTTTTCTGGAATTGGTGTTGGTTTTATCTTCGTAGCACTCCAAGTAAAAGTTCAAATTGACGCTGGAATGAAAGATATGGCGACTGCTACTTCGACATCTTACTTAATTAGAATCTTAGCGCAAACAGTAATGGCAGCGGTATATGGTGTGATTATGAATCTGGCTTTAGCTAGCGGAATTAATTCACATAGCAATATCACGATGAAGATGATGAATGAATTGAGTGATGCGAAATCTGCTAAATTATTACCACAACACCTTTTGCCAGAGATGCGTGAAATTTTTCATAGTGGTATCCACGAAATAATGGCAGTTTCTTTTATTCTATTGTTGATTGCTACTGTTTTTAATTTCTATTTCAACTTCAAACAGCCAAATAAAAAAATTAAAAATTATTCAAAATAG